Proteins co-encoded in one Aspergillus flavus chromosome 2, complete sequence genomic window:
- a CDS encoding sensor histidine kinase/response regulator, with the protein MHSILSRLYRPESSIATDGSRGQSAPSQLRRPPSTQNAVGDTILTGLAELGAYRVGCHHAFVTLLDNNEPYVIAEAIVPQTVGKDESERSSLLGVKTLGLQASGSYPVNGFKETPNDKCHIVLDICADPTIGGHPFVTLCPDIRFYVEVPLHSSAGDIFGTYCVVDSAPRSLFADRQLDTLKQVASSVADHLENVSTLYKCRKSERLLDALKDFARGQPTGDTKRNSHSSRKASDLISPRSSELPDIDRISLSTETVHDRSGMEKPKPQARAHASSFFKRGDVPLKAPPSPEKHQQHVRRLSDESSNLITVSEGATSSGTSALFSQASALLQESMELDGVLFMDASRSNSRSFSTASVSDWDEPSKDTDTSAPPQSPGLSSQGPWSEKQCDILGHALSEDLLGNSDSTFFGMTEGLLHEMFAAFPHGEVFYPPAITRRFSVQSSSSRGHSRQGSDGGRSLYNNITVRLGHDFPDSKSLIFLPLWNWDKSRWLAGAIVWMNNKQRSLGADDLCYLRAFGDTIVAKFSQLGWSATTKSKSDLLSSVSHELRSPLHGMLASAELLQTTSLEPAQRDMLTMVETCGLTLLDTMNYLLDFTKINNLTHIHNAGEMGESAFDNLTTDFDLGTLVEDVSETLYAGHRSLINAAKIAGRYLPTGAGVGNRSIGTEVKQLDNPDDLSVVVRIEEQTSWSIHSLSGGWRRIVMNLLGNSFKFTRSGLIEISLSKEVEGVGDQKTTIAHLSIKDTGCGISKEFLDHQLYKPFAQEDVLTEGCGLGVPIVQQIVTYLGGYVEVHSDVGVGTQVDVYVPIEYAVQPPPPSAPLKQGEGPGSRIMTRVCLVGLNPYAELKGARKGVITTEAKRKLSIRGALSNVLLSQPGWMVSFADSLEKGSGDIGVVEESSLKKIAEAGPIETEFNTIMVLGEHGVSLPRDFAIKNADIIYVSQPLGPRKLTNALQRFIDAHREASPLSESPIAGPFSGFPGRGRSLSAAFAAAKGSESPPMVGESVAALSPFPTPKALNQKNIHVLIVDDNDVNLKILATFMRKIGCRYETATNGLAALEKYKECAGQFDYVLMDISMPIMDGIVSSSKIREYEEQNSLPRSTIMAVTGVASSSMQQQAFAAGIDDYLVKPLSLHDLKRIMNIE; encoded by the exons ATGCATTCCATACTGAGTAGACTTTACCGCCCCGAAAGCTCGATTGCCACGGACGGCTCAAGAGGCCAATCGGCGCCTTCACAGTTGCGAAGGCCACCATCGACCCAAAATGCTGTTGGCGATACAATATTGACAGGGCTTGCCGAACTAGGAGCTTATCGAGTAGGCTGTCATCACGCCTTCGTTACACTGCTGGACAACAACGAGCCGTATGTGATCGCGGAGGCAATAGTCCCTCAAACTGTGGGGAAAGATGAAAGCGAGAGGAGCTCCTTGCTCGGCGTAAAGACCTTAGGATTGCAGGCTAGTGGAAGCTATCCCGTCAACGGTTTTAAAGAAACGCCGAATGACAAATGTCATATTGTCCTGGACATATGCGCAGATCCTACTATTGGTGGTCATCCATTTGTCACTCTATGCCCTGATATACGCTTTTACGTGGAGGTTCCCCTTCACAGCTCTGCAGGTGATATCTTTGGAACGTACTGTGTTGTCGACAGTGCTCCACGCTCGTTATTTGCCGATCGCCAGCTTGATACCTTAAAGCAAGTAGCAAGTTCCGTCGCCGACCATCTCGAAAATGTTTCGACATTGTATAAATGCCGAAAGTCTGAGCGACTTCTCGATGCGCTCAAGGACTTTGCTAGAGGCCAGCCCACTGGAGATACGAAGCGAAACTCCCACAGCAGTAGGAAGGCTTCGGATCTAATCTCGCCTCGGTCATCAGAACTTCCCGATATCGATCGCATTTCGTTGTCAACGGAAACTGTGCATGATAGGTCTGGAATGGAAAAACCGAAACCACAAGCCAGGGCGCATGCGTCATCGTTCTTCAAGCGAGGTGATGTTCCTTTGAAGGCGCCTCCATCACCTGAAAAACACCAACAACATGTCAGGAGACTTTCAGACGAGTCAAGTAACTTGATAACTGTATCAGAAGGTGCTACATCATCTGGAACCTCCGCTCTGTTTTCTCAAGCTAGTGCTCTGCTTCAGGAATCTATGGAGTTGGATGGTGTATTGTTTATGGATGCGTCGCGCAGTAACTCTCGGAG CTTTTCAACTGCCAGCGTCAGTGACTGGGATGAACCCAGCAAAGATACCGATACCTCCGCACCTCCTCAGTCTCCTGGGCTTTCATCCCAAGGACCATGGTCCGAGAAACAATGTGACATCTTAGGTCACGCCTTATCTGAAGACCTGCTAGGTAATAGCGACTCAACGTTTTTTGGCATGACAGAAGGCCTGCTTCATGAAATGTTCGCGGCATTTCCACATGGCGAGGTGTTCTACCCTCCAGCGATAACACGACGTTTTTCAGTGCAATCTTCCAGTAGCCGTGGCCATAGCCGACAGGGTAGTGATGGTGGTCGTTCCCTTTACAATAATATCACAGTTCGATTAGGGCATGACTTCCCCGACAGCAAGTCCCTCATATTCCTTCCGTTGTGGAACTGGGACAAGTCTCGATGGCTTGCAGGTGCGATCGTGTGGATGAACAACAAGCAACGATCATTGGGAGCGGATGATCTTTGTTATTTGAGAGCATTCGGAGACACCATAGTTGCCAAATTCTCCCAGCTTGGATGGAGTGCTACGACAAAATCAAAATCGGATTTGCTTTCATCCGTTAGCCATGAACTACGCTCACCTTTGCATGGCATGCTTGCTAGCGCCGAGCTGCTGCAAACAACAAGCCTAGAACCCGCTCAACGAGATATGCTTACAATGGTTGAAACATGCGGTCTGACATTATTAGACACGATGAACTACCT GCTGGATTTCACGAAAATAAACAACCTGACACATATACACAACGCAGGAGAGATGGGTGAATCGGCCTTTGATAACCTGACTACCGACTTTGACCTAGGTACGCTGGTAGAAGACGTCTCTGAGACCTTGTATGCTGGCCATCGGTCTCTCATCAACGCTGCCAAGATAGCGGGTCGGTATCTACCCACTGGTGCCGGTGTCGGTAACAGATCCATTGGTACCGAAGTCAAACAATTAGACAATCCTGATGATTTGTCTGTCGTTGTCCGCATTGAGGAGCAAACGTCTTGGTCAATTCATTCTCTCTCGGGCGGGTGGCGGAGGATCGTGATGAATCTGCTGGGGAATTCGTTCAAGTTCACTCGCTCAGGCCTCATTGAGATTTCTTTATCCAAAGAAGTGGAAGGTGTTGGCGACCAGAAGACGACTATTGCCCACCTGTCGATCAAAGATACGGGATGCGGAATATCAAAAGAATTCCTTGACCACCAGCTTTACAAGCCTTTCGCACAGGAGGACGTGTTAACCGAAGGATGTGGACTAGGCGTGCCTATTGTGCAGCAAATCGTGACCTACCTAGGTGGCTACGTTGAGGTGCATAgcgatgttggtgttggaaCACAGGTTGATGTGTACGTTCCCATTGAATATGCCGTCCAACCGCCACCCCCTTCGGCGCCTCTTAAGCAGGGAGAGGGTCCAGGATCGCGGATCATGACACGGGTTTGCCTGGTCGGTCTGAACCCATATGCCGAACTTAAGGGAGCTCGGAAAGGAGTTATCACGACCGAAGCGAAGCGGAAGCTGTCAATTCGCGGAGCGCTCAGCAATGTACTCCTCAGCCAGCCTGGATGGATGGTATCTTTTGCCGATTCGCTTGAAAAGGGCTCTGGCGACATTGGTGTTGTCGAGGAGTCTAGCCTCAAGAAGATCGCCGAAGCTGGTCCCATCGAGACCGAGTTCAACACGATAATGGTGCTCGGTGAACATGGGGTGTCTCTTCCACGAGATTTTGCCATCAAGAACGCGGACATTATTTATGTGTCTCAGCC ACTTGGCCCTCGCAAACTTACCAATGCATTGCAACGGTTCATCGACGCCCATCGCGAAGCAAGCCCCTTGTCGGAGAGCCCGATTGCAGGTCCGTTCTCGGGATTTCCTGGCCGTGGGCGCTCCTTATCTGCAGCATTTGCTGCTGCGAAGGGATCGGAATCGCCTCCTATGGTCGGGGAAAGTGTCGCGGCCCTTTCGCCGTTTCCCACCCCCAAGGCTTTGAACCAGAAGAACATCCATGTTCTCATCGTCGACGATAACGACGTAAACCTGAAG ATTTTAGCTACATTCATGCGCAAGATAGGTTGCAGGTACGAGACCGCGACTAACGGACTCGCCGCACTAGAGAAATACAAAGAGTGTGCGGGACAATTCGACTATGTCCTCATGG ATATCTCCATGCCCATCATGGATGGAATAGTATCCTCGAGCAAGATCCGGGAGTATGAAGAACAAAATTCTCTACCGCGAAGCACTATTATGGCGGTTACTGGAGTGGCATCGAGCTCAATGCAACAGCAGGCTTTCGCGGCTGGCATTGACGATTACCTGGTTAAGCCACTTTCTCTTCACGACTTGAAACGAATTATGAATATTGAATAG
- a CDS encoding ABC-2 type transporter-domain-containing protein yields the protein MDTPSSGTVDLERGGGAIRKRLTLTFRNLNVRVTAPDAALGDTLLSYADPRQLLDVFRKSRGNKRTILKDINGQVKPGEMLLVLGRPGAGCTSFLRVLSNDRDSFDEVSGETRYGSMDHKEARKFRQQIMFNNEDDIHFPTLTVNRTMKFALKNKVPRERPEHLQEKKEYIQGTRDGILESLGIAHTKKTLVGNEFIRGVSGGERKRVSLAEVMAGQSPVQFWDNPTRGLDSKTAVEFARLLRREADQNDKTMVATMYQAGNAIYDEFDKILVLAEGRVIYYGPRTMARAYFEDMGFIVPKGANIADFLTSVTVITERIVQPGLEGKVPSTPEEFESRFLASDINTQMLDAIEPPEKLTHEKDDLVMAVANEKKKKHLPRPQSVYTTSLWDQIYACTVRQFQIMAGDKLSLAIKVVSAILQALVCGSIFYNLKLDSSSIFLRPGTLFFPCLYFLLEGLSETTGAFMGRPILSRQKRFGFYRPTAFCIANAITDIPVVIVQISCFSLILYFMSALQMDAGKFFTYWIMLIALTLCYMQLFRAVGALCRKFGLASMISGFLSTIFFVYGGYLIPFEKMHVWFRWIFYLNPGSYAFEALMANEFTGLKLDCIEPDYIPYGTGYPDSSSAYRGCSVLGSDENGLIDGAAYIREQYHYSHGHIWRSFGVIIGMWAFFIFLTSVGFEKLNSQGGSSVLLYKRGSQKKRTPDMEKGQQNMSQPAANTGALANTAKQSTFTWNNLDYHVPFHGEKKQLLNQVFGYVKPGNLVALMGCSGAGKTTLLDVLAQRKDSGEIYGSILIDGRPQGISFQRTTGYCEQMDVHEASATVREALEFSALLRQPASVPREEKLAYVDHIIDLLELSDISDALIGIPGAGLSIEQRKRVTLGVELVAKPTLLFLDEPTSGLDGQSAYNIIRFLRKLVDGGQAVLCTIHQPSAVLFDAFDSLLLLAKGGKMTYFGETGQDSAKVLDYFAKNGAPCEPDVNPAEHIVEVIQGNTEKKIDWVEVWNQSEERQRAMTELEALNNDRKANTQEEEDQSDFATSHWFQFKMVLRRLMIQLWRSPDYIWSKIILHVFAALFSGFTFWKMGNGTFDLQLRLFAIFNFVFVAPACINQMQPFFLHNRDIFETREKKSKTYHWLAFIGAQAVSEIPYLIICATLYFACWYFTAGFPVEASISGHVYLQMIFYEFLYTSIGQAIAAYAPNEYFAAIMNPIILGAGLVSFCGVVVPYSALQPFWRYWMYYLDPFTYLVGGLLGEVLWDVKVECKASELVHFSAPSGQTCGQYMADFLSEQAGYLLDPNSTSSCSFCQYSTGADYAKTFNLKEKYYSWRDTGITALFCISSYALVFLMMKLRSKKTKSARSE from the exons ATGGATACCCCATCCTCTGGCACTGTTGACTTAGAGCGCGGTGGCGGTGCGATTCGCAAACGTTTGACCCTTACCTTTCGAAACTTGAATGTCCGAGTCACAGCACCCGATGCAGCCCTAGGCGATACACTACTGTCCTACGCCGACCCACGACAACTCCTAGATGTCTTTAGAAAAAGCCGAGGGAACAAAAGA ACCATCCTGAAGGACATCAATGGACAAGTCAAACCGGGTGAAATG CTACTGGTGCTGGGCCGACCTGGTGCCGGATGcacttctttccttcgagTCCTTTCCAACGACCGAGATTCGTTCGATGAAGTGAGTGGCGAGACACGTTATGGAAGTATGGACCATAAGGAGGCAAGGAAATTCCGACAGCAGATCATGTTCAACAATGAAGACGACATCCACTTTCCGACATTGACGGTCAACCGAACCATGAAGTTTGCTTTGAAAAACAAAGTCCCTCGAGAGCGTCCCGAACATcttcaagagaaaaaggaatacATCCAGGGCACGAGGGACGGTATCCTGGAGTCGCTGGGAATCGCGCATACCAAGAAGACATTAGTGGGAAATGAGTTCATCCGGGGTGTATCtggtggagagagaaagcgTGTATCTTTGGCTGAAGTAATGGCTGGACAG AGTCCCGTCCAGTTCTGGGATAATCCAACTCGCGGTCTTGATTCAAAAACTGCAGTCGAATTCGCACGACTTCTGCGGCGGGAAGCGGACCAGAACGACAAGACCATGGTTGCCACCATGTACCAGGCTGGAAATGCTATCTACGACGAATTCGACAAGATCCTGGTACTTGCGGAAGGAAGAGTCATTTATTACGGCCCCAGAACTATGGCACGGGCGTACTTTGAAGATATGGGATTTATTGTTCCAAAAGGTGCCAACATTGCCGATTTCCTCACTTCGGTCACGGTGATTACCGAACGTATTGTCCAACCAGGGCTGGAGGGGAAGGTTCCTAGTACTCCCGAGGAGTTTGAGTCTCGCTTTCTTGCAAGCGACATCAATACGCAGATGCTGGATGCTATTGAGCCACCGGAGAAACTTACGCACGAGAAGGACGACCTGGTCATGGCAGTGGctaatgagaagaagaagaaacatcTTCCCCGGCCTCAGAGCGTGTACACGACGAGCCTCTGGGACCAGATCTATGCTTGCACAGTTCG GCAATTCCAAATAATGGCAGGTGATAAACTGTCTCTTGCCATTAAAGTTGTCTCGGCCATTCTGCAGGCACTTGTCTGTGGCAGTATTTTCTATAATCTGAAACTGGATAGTTCCTCTATCTTCCTTCGCCCTGGTACACTCTTCTTTCCATGTCTTTACTTCCTGTTGGAAGGTTTGTCGGAAACAACAGGTGCATTCATGGGTCGTCCTATTCTGTCCCGCCAAAAACGCTTTGGCTTCTACCGTCCAACTGCATTCTGCATTGCCAATGCCATCACAGATATACCGGTCGTGATCGTGCAAATTTCCTGCTTTTCGTTAATCTTGTACTTCATGTCTGCGTTGCAGATGGATGCAGGCAAGTTCTTTACCTACTGGATTATGCTGATCGCTCTTACTCTGTGTTACATGCAGCTTTTCCGGGCTGTCGGTGCGTTATGCAGGAAGTTTGGACTTGCATCCATGATCTCGGGATTCTTGTCGACAATCTTCTTCGTCTACGGGG GTTATCTTATCCCATTTGAGAAAATGCACGTTTGGTTCCGCTGGATCTTCTACCTCAATCCTGGTTCATATGCTTTTGAGGCACTCATGGCAAACGAGTTCACTGGCTTGAAGCTTGACTGCATCGAACCTGACTATATCCCTTATGGGACAGGTTATCCTGACTCGTCATCTGCCTATCGTGGCTGCTCCGTGCTTGGAAGTGATGAAAATGGACTCATTGATGGGGCCGCATATATTCGGGAACAGTACCACTATTCCCATGGTCATATCTGGCGCAGCTTCGGTGTCATCATTGGCATGTGGGcgtttttcattttccttaCCTCTGTGGGTTTCGAAAAGCTCAACAGTCAGGGCGGGTCATCCGTGCTCCTATATAAACGCGGAAGTCAGAAGAAGCGCACTCCAGATATGGAAAAGGGTCAGCAGAATATGTCCCAGCCAGCAGCAAATACCGGTGCTCTTGCAAATACCGCCAAACAGTCAACTTTTACGTGGAACAATCTTGACTATCATGTCCCTTTCCATGGTGAGAAAAAGCAACTTCTGAATCAGGTGTTTGGTTATGTAAAGCCTGGAAACCTCGTCGCCCTCATGGGTTGCTCTGGTGCAGGAAAGACTAC GCTGCTCGACGTCTTGGCTCAACGCAAAGATAGCGGCGAGATCTACGGGTCCATCCTAATTGACGGCCGACCCCAAGGGATTAGCTTCCAGCGAACCACGGGTTATTGTGAGCAGATGGATGTCCACGAAGCAAGCGCGACGGTCCGGGAAGCACTGGAATTCTCTGCTCTTCTCCGTCAGCCTGCATCAGTTCCTCGCGAAGAAAAGCTGGCATACGTGGATCATATTATTGATTTGCTAGAGCTGAGCGACATCAGTGACGCTCTGATTGGCA TTCCCGGAGCTGGTCTCAGCATCGAGCAGCGGAAGAGAGTCACACTAGGTGTTGAATTGGTGGCTAAGCCGACTCTGCTATTCCTCGATGAGCCTACGTCAGGTCTAGACGGCCAATCAGCCTACAACATCATTCGATTTCTGAGGAAATTAGTGGATGGTGGTCAAGCAGTATTG TGCACCATTCACCAACCCTCTGCTGTATTGTTTGATGCATTCGATTCGTTACTCCTCCTGGCTAAGGGTGGTAAAATGACATACTTCGGCGAGA CCGGCCAAGATTCCGCTAAGGTATTGGACTATTTCGCAAAGAACGGCGCTCCCTGCGAACCTGATGTCAACCCAGCCGAGCATATTGTCGAGGTCATTCAGGGCAATACTGAGAAGAAAATTGACTGGGTTGAAGTCTGGAACCAATCTGAGGAGCGCCAGCGAGCCATGACCGAATTGGAAGCTTTGAACAATGATCGGAAAGCGAACACacaggaggaggaagatcagTCGGACTTCGCAACTTCTCACTGGTTCCAATTCAAGATGGTCTTGCGCCGTCTCATGATCCAATTGTGGCGGTCACCG GACTATATCTGGAGCAAGATCATTTTGCATGTCTTCGCAGCCCTGTTCAGCGGTTTCACATTTTGGAAAATGGGTAACGGCACGTTTGACCTCCAACTTCGGCTCTTCGCTATCTTCAACTTCGTTTTCGTCGCTCCGGCATGTATCAACCAGATGCAACCATTCTTCTTGCACAACCGCGATATTTTCGAGACCCGCGAAAAGAAG TCCAAAACATACCATTGGCTCGCCTTTATCGGCGCTCAAGCCGTCTCGGAAATTCCGTACCTCATCATTTGTGCAACTCTGTACTTCGCATGCTGGTACTTCACTGCAGGCTTCCCTGTCGAGGCTAGCATCTCCGGCCATGTATATTTGCAGATGATCT TTTACGAATTCCTCTACACATCGATCGGCCAAGCCATTGCCGCATATGCACCAAACGAATACTTCGCCGCTATCATGAACCCCATCATTCTCGGTGCCGGCCTGGTCTCTTTCTGCGGCGTTGTCGTTCCCTACTCAGCGCTGCAGCCCTTCTGGCGCTACTGGATGTACTACCTGGATCCATTCACGTACCTAGTCGGCGGACTTCTGGGTGAGGTCCTCTGGGATGTGAAGGTGGAGTGTAAAGCGTCCGAGCTTGTGCATTTCAGCGCACCATCCGGCCAGACATGCGGCCAGTACATGGCCGACTTCCTTAGCGAGCAAGCGGGTTATCTTCTCGACCCGAATTCAACCTCTAGCTGCTCGTTTTGCCAGTACTCTACTGGAGCGGACTATGCCAAGACGTTCAacctgaaggagaagtacTATTCTTGGAGAGAT ACTGGAATTACTGCACTTTTCTGTATCAGTTCTTACGCACTGgtgttcttgatgatgaagttgaggAGTAAGAAGACTAAGAGTGCGAGGTCGGAGTAG
- a CDS encoding permease of the major facilitator superfamily (MFS transporter, putative): MATEKGALDGVADEKAENAHASNVIAAAERGQAATDQYGRVLIEFDRAAERRLRLKIDLCIVPTVALLYLFCFIDRANIGNAKLAGLEKDLGLTGNDYNTVLSIFYISYIIFEIPCNIACKWMGPGWFLPTTTLLFGVCSLGTAFVQDIHAASGVRFLLGIFEAGMLPGIAYYLSRWYRRSELAFRLALYIVMAPLAGAFGGLLASAILTLDSFGSLHTWRMIFAIEGIITIGLGLIAFVTLTDRPETARWLTQEEKDLAIARLKAERVSTTEVLDKMDRTKMLLGIFNPVTLSTSFIFLLNNITVQGLAFFAPTIVRTIYPNASVVSQQLHTVPPYVVGAFFTVLFPFLSWRFDNRMVYFVIAPPLMIIGYIMFLASTEPMVRYGATFLIACGAFSFGALCNAHVSNNVVSDTARSSAIGTTVMFGNLGGLISTWSFLPFDAPNYHIGNGLNLATSTLTMILGACLWMWMKWDNKRRDKVDIDQALRGMSQKQIQDLDWRNPAFRWRT, encoded by the exons ATGGCGACCGAAAAGGGTGCCTTGGACGGTGTGGCGGATGAGAAGGCCGAAAATGCTCACGCTAGCAATGTCATCGCTGCGGCCGAACGTGGCCAGGCTGCGACTGATCAATATGGTCGCGTACTGATTGAGTTCGATCGTGCTGCTGAACGTCGCCTACGACTGAAGATCGATCTGTGCATTGTCCCGACTGTGGCATTGCTCTAtctattttgttttattgACCGCGCCAATATCG GGAACGCCAAACTCGCCGGGCTAGAGAAAGATTTAGGCCTCACGGGGAACGATTACAATACCGtcttatctatattctatatttcATACATTATCTTCGAGATTCCATGCAACATCGCTTGCAAATGGATGGGGCCAGGCTGGTTTCTTCCTACGACCACCTTATTATTCGGGGTTTGCTCCCTTGGAACGGCTTTCGTCCAGGATATCCACGCGGCATCCGGAGTCCGGTTCCTCCTTGGGATATTCGAAGCAGGCATGTTACCTGGAATTGCCTATTACCTTTCGCGCTGGTATCGGCGTAGTGAGCTTGCATTCCGCCTGGCGCTCTACATCGTCATGGCACCACTCGCCGGTGCTTTTGGCGGCCTCCTCGCATCGGCAATCTTAACGCTCGATTCTTTTGGCAGCCTGCACACCTGGCGCATGATCTTCGCGATCGAGGGCATTATCACGATTGGTCTCGGCCTCATCGCCTTTGTCACTCTAACTGACCGGCCTGAGACCGCACGCTGGTTGACacaggaagagaaagacctTGCCATTGCCCGGTTGAAGGCGGAGCGTGTCTCGACCACGGAAGTGCTAGACAAGATGGATCGCACCAAGATGCTGCTTGGCATCTTTAATCCGGTCACATTGTCAACGTCGTTTATCTTTTTGCTCAATAACATCACCGTGCAGGGATTAGCATTCTTCGCTCCGACCATTGTCCGGACTATTTATCCGAACGCCAGCGTTGTTTCACAACAATTACACACCGTGCCCCCCTACGTGGTCGGCGCTTTCTTCACCGTTCTGTTCCCCTTCCTCAGCTGGCGCTTCGACAACCGCATGGTGTACTTTGTCATCGCACCTCCCCTCATGATTATCGGTTATATCATGTTTTTGGCCAGCACCGAGCCCATGGTGCGGTATGGTGCTACCTTCCTGATTGCATGCGGCGCGTTCTCATTTGGCGCCCTTTGCAATGCCCACGTTTCGAACAACGTAGTATCGGATACGGCGCGATCGTCGGCGATCGGAACGACCGTAATGTTCGGCAACCTGGGCGGACTGATTTCCACCTGGTCATTCTTACCGTTTGATGCACCAAATTATCATATCGGCAATGGCCTCAACCTGGCCACGTCAACATTGACTATGATCCTCGGGGCCTGCCTTTGGATGTGGATGAAATGGGATAACAAGAGGCGGGATAAGGTGGACATCGATCAGGCTCTGCGGGGCATGTCCCAGAAACAGATCCAGGATCTAGACTGGCGCAACCCGGCCTTCCGATGGCGGACGTAG